CCGATGCCGGCCGAAGCCAGCATGAAGCGCTGCGAGTTGAGCGCCACCTGGTTGAGGGCGGCCAGCGACAGCAGGTCGCCGCGCAGCGCGAAGGCGATGCGGCGCAGCGCCGGCTTGTAGGGATCCATCGCGTCGAGGCGGCGCATCAGCACGTCGAACAGCCGCTCGCGGGTCGGCTCGTCGTCGAGGTCGTCGCTGGCGCCTTCCAGCACCTGCTTGTCGATCATGCGGGCGAAGCCCCCGAGCACCGCCCCCTTCGAGGGATAGGCGTCGCGGAACTCGGCCAGGGTCACCCCGGCCTCGCGGGCGATGTCGGCGATCTCGATGTCGTTCCAGGGCTGCTCGGCGGCAAGCCGCATCAGCGCTTCGACGATCGCCTCCCGCGGCGGCAGGCGGGCGGTCTCCTCGCCGGACGTCGTGACGTCGGACGCCTTGGGAGTGCGGGCCATGGATGGACGCTCCGATACCGTTGGGGCGAAGGGGAGGGTGCGTGCGCCTCTCCCCGAGGCGGGTCGCCGCCTCGACCGCCTATCTAGGGATCGCCCCGCCCGCCGGGCAGGGGGCCGCGGCGACGCGCCCGCGTGAGGGGCGGGTGATACGGTATGGCGGACCCGTCAGCCCGCCAGCTCGCCGGCCCGGCGTTTGGCCGCCGCCACCGCCTCGCGCATCAACGGGCTCAAGCCCGCCTCGGCCATCAGCACGTCGAGCGCCGCCGCGGTGGTACCGCCGGGCGAGGTCACGTTCCGGCGCAGGGTTCCCGGTTCCTCGGGGCTCCGCCCCAGGAGCTCGCCCGCCCCCGCCACGGTCTGGCGGGCGAGGCGCGCCGCCACATCGTCCGGCAGCCCGGCGGCGATGCCGGCCGCCGCGAGCGCCTCGGCCATCAGGAAGACGTAGGCCGGGCCGGAGCCCGAGACGGCCGTCACGGCATCGATCAGGTCCTCGCTGTCGAGCCACTCGACGAGGCCGATGCCGGAGAGGAGCGCGTGCGCCGTGCGGCGCTGGTCTTCGCCGGTCTCGGGCGAGGCCGCCGCCCCGGTGGCGCCCCGGCGGATGCTCGCCGGCAGGTTCGGCATCGCCCGCACCACCGCGCGGGCGCGGGGCAGGCGGTCCTTCAGGTTGGCGATGGTCTTGCCGGCCAGCACCGAGACCACCAGCGTGCCGGGCCCGGCGAGCGGCGCCAGGGCAGGGCCTGCGGCCTCGAGGCCCTGCGGCTTGATCGCCAGGACCAGGGCCTCGGGCTCGGCCGGGTCCGCCGGGTTGAGGGCGATGCCGTGCGCGGCACACAGCTCGACCATGGCGGGGGCGGGATGGGGATCGACGACGGTGACGCTGCCGCCCGGCAGCCCGTCGGCGAGCCACCCCTCCAGCATCGCGCCGCCCATCTTGCCGGCGCCGACCAGGATCAGCGAGGCCGGCAGGTGGCCGCCCCCGCTCACGCCTCGCCCTCGGTCTCGAACAGGACCGCGTCCAGGGCCTCACGGGCGGTCTTGCCGGCCCAGATCACGAACTGGAACGCCTGGAAGTAGCGCTCGCAGGCCTCGACCGCGGTCTTCAGCATGGTCTCGCACTGGCCGTGGGTCGGCTCGGCGCCGCCGGTGAGCAGCAGCGCGTGGCGGAACATCACCACGTGCTCGCTGTTCCAGAGGTCGAAATGCCCGACCCAGAGCTGCTCGTTGACCAGCGAGACGAGCCGCAGCACCTCGTTGCGGCGCCGGTCCGGCACCTTCAGGTCGAAGGCGGAGGCGACGTGCAGGGCCTCCACGTCCTCGATCCACGTGAAGGCGACGTGGTACTCGGCCCAGCGTCCGGCCACCGCCACCGACATCTCGTCGGTCTCGGCACGATCGAAGATCCAGTCCCGGAGGGAGGCGAGGCGTTCGACGACATCGAGCGGGTGCTCGGCGCGGTTCAGGTCGTCGATGTTGAGCTGGGTCATGGCGATCCAAGTTTGGCTCGTCCGAGCGGGAAACAGCTGCGTCAGCGGACGCGGCGAGTGTCGTCTTCAAGGCAGATCGCGACCCGGGCACGGTCAGGCCGTGCAGGCGAAAAGCTTAAGTTCCGACTTGTCTCCCCTGAGCGGCTGCGAATCAGTGCGTGACCCACTATAGCCCGGGCGAGTCGAGGGACTCAAAGCGGAAAGCCGCGGCGGCGGCGGCGCACCGCCGGCTATCCACCGAAGCTTCCTGTGCACAAGCGAGACGGATCGGGACGCGGCGTCAGGCCGT
This sequence is a window from Methylobacterium sp. SyP6R. Protein-coding genes within it:
- a CDS encoding TetR/AcrR family transcriptional regulator; amino-acid sequence: MARTPKASDVTTSGEETARLPPREAIVEALMRLAAEQPWNDIEIADIAREAGVTLAEFRDAYPSKGAVLGGFARMIDKQVLEGASDDLDDEPTRERLFDVLMRRLDAMDPYKPALRRIAFALRGDLLSLAALNQVALNSQRFMLASAGIGTEGPLGRVKLQGVAIAFARVMEVWLDDDDPALARTMAALDREIRNGERFMERAEDVRRLTAPFRALAQSLAEGGRRWRRRDDRHDDRNEDEGNPLGGDPAAAI
- the proC gene encoding pyrroline-5-carboxylate reductase; amino-acid sequence: MSGGGHLPASLILVGAGKMGGAMLEGWLADGLPGGSVTVVDPHPAPAMVELCAAHGIALNPADPAEPEALVLAIKPQGLEAAGPALAPLAGPGTLVVSVLAGKTIANLKDRLPRARAVVRAMPNLPASIRRGATGAAASPETGEDQRRTAHALLSGIGLVEWLDSEDLIDAVTAVSGSGPAYVFLMAEALAAAGIAAGLPDDVAARLARQTVAGAGELLGRSPEEPGTLRRNVTSPGGTTAAALDVLMAEAGLSPLMREAVAAAKRRAGELAG
- a CDS encoding YbjN domain-containing protein, which codes for MTQLNIDDLNRAEHPLDVVERLASLRDWIFDRAETDEMSVAVAGRWAEYHVAFTWIEDVEALHVASAFDLKVPDRRRNEVLRLVSLVNEQLWVGHFDLWNSEHVVMFRHALLLTGGAEPTHGQCETMLKTAVEACERYFQAFQFVIWAGKTAREALDAVLFETEGEA